A single window of Callithrix jacchus isolate 240 chromosome 6, calJac240_pri, whole genome shotgun sequence DNA harbors:
- the FAM124B gene encoding protein FAM124B has protein sequence MPSLSSPGSSSMDETQGPLAMTVHLLANSGHGSLLQTTLDQLLDCICPEVRLFQVSERASPVKYCEKSHSKRSRFPGMSVLLFLPKSLGEDRLFHILDSLQHSPWQYYPTQDTRGRPCPYLLANQEFYSLDSQMPIWGVRQVHCGSEILRVTLYCSFDNYEDAIRLYEMILQREATLQKSNFCFFVLYATNSFALQLSLKQLPPGMSVDPKDSSVLQFKVREIGQLVPLLPNPCIPISSTRWQTQDYDGNKILLQVQLNPELAVKSGTSGAGMLPLGSRLTSVSTNRTSEPRSQRSQGRRFQGHSLELPEPGGSPTSDSRGGTLWKSPGRSFQASSPATGAYLHLPSHHLESRARKKVLNRENSFQKLEAEMNVDTGFTIINSEPRQTYFGGFPRDLQTSQPLFCLPPSSLGVATSKNSSVLKERVCPLPLAGQRDLGSRKTISKCLLHLHVQGEEKEDKEEFFI, from the exons ATGCCATCTTTGTCATCGCCAGGCAGTTCCTCCATGGATGAGACACAGGGGCCTCTGGCCATGACTGTCCATCTTCTTGCCAACTCTGGGCACGGTTCGCTTCTGCAGACGACTCTGGACCAGCTCCTGGATTGCATTTGCCCAGAGGTCCGGCTCTTTCAGGTGTCTGAACGGGCCAGTCCTGTGAAATACTGTGAAAAGTCCCACTCCAAGCGGTCCCGGTTCCCAGGGATGTCCGTCTTGCTCTTTCTGCCCAAAAGCCTGGGAGAGGATCGGCTGTTTCACATCCTGGACTCTCTCCAACATTCGCCATGGCAGTACTACCCCACCCAGGACACTCGGGGAAGGCCGTGTCCCTACCTTCTTGCCAATCAGGAGTTCTACAGCCTGGACAGCCAGATGCCCATCTGGGGGGTGAGGCAGGTGCACTGTGGCTCTGAGATCCTAAGGGTGACGCTCTATTGCAGCTTTGATAACTATGAGGATGCCATCAGACTCTATGAGATGATCCTGCAGAGAGAAGCCACCTTGCAAaagagcaatttttgtttcttcGTGCTCTATGCCACCAACAGCTTTGCTCTGCAGCTCTCCCTGAAGCAGCTGCCCCCAGGAATGTCAGTGGACCCCAAAGATTCTTCGGTGCTGCAGTTTAAAGTTCGAGAGATTGGCCAGTTAGTGCCTCTGCTACCCAACCcatgcattcccatcagcagtacCAGGTGGCAGACTCAGGACTACGATGGCAACAAGATTCTGCTTCAG GTCCAGCTGAATCCAGAACTTGCTGTTAAGAGTGGTACCTCGGGAGCTGGCATGCTTCCCCTGGGCTCGAGGCTGACTTCTGTTTCTACAAACAGGACCTCAGAACCCAGAAGCCAGAGGAGCCAGGGCAGGAGGTTCCAGGGGCATTCTCTGGAGCTTCCTGAGCCTGGTGGGAGCCCCACGTCAGACAGCCGTGGTGGCACTTTGTGGAAAAGCCCTGGCCGGTCATTCCAGGCCAGCAGCCCAGCCACGGGTGCCTACCTGCATCTGCCTTCTCATCACCTTGAATCCAGGGCCAGAAAGAAGGTCCTCAACCGGGAAAACAGCTTTCAGAAGCTTGAGGCAGAGATGAATGTTGACACGGGGTTCACTATCATAAATTCTGAACCCAGGCAGACTTATTTTGGTGGATTTCCAAGGGATTTGCAGACCAGCCAGCCACTATTCTGCTTGCCGCCCTCTTCCTTAGGGGTGGCTACCTCCAAAAACAGCAGTGTCCTTAAGGAAAGAGTCTGTCCTTTGCCACTTGCTGGCCAAAGGGACCTTGGTAGCAGGAAGACAATTTCAAAATGTCTTCTTCATCTGCACGTTCAGggtgaagaaaaagaagacaaagaagaattCTTTATATAG